The Bacillota bacterium genome window below encodes:
- the recO gene encoding DNA repair protein RecO, producing the protein MSLYKTRGIVLRTHKLAESDRIVTILTNYYGQVRAVAKGVRKTKSKFGSRLEPFTHVDLVLYKGRNLDIVTQAEIVNSFFGIRDSFERITYGSAMLDLANKVSVEGESDTALYNLLLKSLGVLSETKKNFRLLLIAFDIKLMAISGYMPKLEHCVVCGKKPGAKQRFSLEWGGFVCEECGFLDKNSIMVTPAAVETLARLIKLPLKDIVDMDVMALVEDELYLLMRDYVTYYIQTRLKSRECLSQLLYN; encoded by the coding sequence ATGTCCTTATACAAAACAAGAGGTATTGTTTTAAGAACTCATAAGCTTGCAGAGTCAGATCGTATCGTTACCATTCTTACAAATTATTACGGTCAAGTAAGGGCCGTTGCCAAGGGTGTAAGAAAGACTAAAAGTAAGTTTGGCAGCCGTCTTGAGCCGTTTACGCATGTTGATCTGGTTCTTTACAAGGGAAGAAATTTAGATATAGTAACGCAGGCCGAGATAGTAAACTCATTTTTCGGTATTAGGGATAGCTTCGAGCGCATAACTTATGGTTCGGCTATGCTGGATCTGGCAAACAAGGTATCAGTTGAGGGAGAGAGTGATACTGCTCTCTACAATCTCCTGCTGAAAAGCCTCGGCGTCCTGTCCGAAACTAAAAAGAATTTCAGGCTTTTGCTTATTGCTTTTGATATTAAGCTCATGGCGATATCGGGGTATATGCCGAAGCTTGAGCACTGCGTGGTTTGCGGGAAAAAGCCGGGGGCAAAGCAGCGTTTCAGCCTGGAGTGGGGCGGTTTTGTTTGCGAGGAATGCGGCTTTCTGGATAAAAACAGCATTATGGTCACACCCGCAGCGGTTGAGACTCTTGCCAGGCTGATAAAACTTCCGCTTAAAGATATTGTAGACATGGATGTTATGGCCCTTGTAGAGGATGAATTATACCTTCTTATGAGGGATTACGTTACATACTATATCCAGACTAGACTAAAAAGCAGAGAATGCCTGAGCCAACTCTTGTATAATTAG